aatttgaatatttgctgccataaaatatttttagttggAGCAAATAGGCAATGTTCGCCAAGCTTATATGCATGAGCCTATAAGAAGATTCTTccttttataatcatttttttaaacctaCCACTTCTCATATTTAATGTCGTTAGGATGATCATAGACTGTAGGgctaaaatgaatatatatatacacacacatacactatatatatatatatgtatgtatgtatatatatatatgtgtgtgtatatatatatatatatatatatatatgtatgtgtgtgtggatATAGCCTTTGTGAATGCCTCCCAGCTTGTAGGATTCCtagatttttttcatattttagaaCCACGTCAAATCCTTGTCCTCCATATCATATGAAATGATGCAACTAGGATTGTGTGATATAGGGATGGGGGCTGGGGGAGGTCTCGATAatcaaaaaactttttttttttttttaatttccgtGGGTGTTTGGGCCAATTTGCGCACACCTTGTCTAATCCCATATGATGCTGAAGTTAATAACTAAGTAAACCTCCAGTGGCCCTAAGCGGATTTGAATTAGTGACTATTGGGAATCAAACCCAAGGCCAGACCAACTAAGCTATCCCTCAAGGTTAGTAGAAAACTTATTGGCTTTGTAAGTAGGCCTAAGACAATGCATAAAACATATGTGACAATAATGAGTGTATAGAAAGAGATAGATAAAAGAAATCCGGTTAATGGGACTTACTTATCggggaaaagaaaatggaacaGTCAATATTTATTTGGGGAAATACTACACCCCGAGCATCGAGTGTGAACAACTTCATGCATGCTTTAGATTTAAACACAACAAGAAAAACCCAGCAAGCACTATCCGAAACTCTAAAACCTTTAATGAGTCAGAAAGACAAACATTTCATTTAACCAAGTAATGAATAAGTTGAGGAATCATAAGTAATACAACCTTAACACAATTTATCTTGAGCATCCAAGCTCAATATAAACTCATTATAAACTCAAATTAagtttcataaatccaagaatccTAGGCTCTCAATTTAACCATCACTTCAACTAAAGACCCTAGGCCCACCCTTAGATCAAGATATCCTAGGACCCAAGCCCTCCATCAaccatcttaaaaaaaaaaaggttctatTTTAACTTATACACCACGGCCTCGCATTCGATGACCATGTATACGCCCTGGCTCTATCTGTTATACCGCATGTGAGATTTCATTACAAGCAATACCTAACTTCATGTACTGGTCCTTGACTACAGCATTCTCTAGCCCCGCTAGCAGAGAAGCAGCGACTATGAAATGGgagcgttaccatcccatcTGAACCTATTAACGCCCGACGTTAACTTAGGAGACCTTACTCCATTATTAGAGCATTCTTACCGGATTATCTATATTCAAAACTAAAGTCACTTTTTGCCTATGAGATAAAAACCACTTGCAATGGATTATCCATAGTCAAATATCTTAGCTTTAAGTTATAGTATATGTAAAGAAAAAAGCAAATTTGATGGTTACTGTTTTGTAagcaaatctttattttattatttttgtaactctccctctctcctatGATATTTTCATAACGCAATTATTGCGATTTTGgttcttgcttttttttttctttttttttttttgtcgggATTAGGGGTAGACCTCAAAAGCTTTACTTCAAGGGGCTTTGAGTTCAAAAGGGTCTGTGCCAATTTGCTGGAAGATTGTGATCCAAGAGAATAAAGGGCGAATTGACACCTTAATCTAGTAATTAGGTTGTGAATTCACAAGGGTTCTATTCTATTCACAAGGCTGTGAATTCACATTTGTGGTTaaatgacaattgaaaaaataaaatttttttaacccataatttaattagaatatgattactaattaacatataataggtagaatagtaaaatataataaaataaaataaattaataattaaataaattaaatattttttaatttattaattatttattactatataataaataaatagataatccaatgtagagatttgatgtgaatagttaaagtcaaatttatcttatattattttattattatataatgaaaaatagcTATTACAATATAGAGACTTATGTAAATGAAATagtcaaaattcaaattcatcttacattTATCAAAAATTTCCTTCGCATATGCATAATCTAATAACAATGCTCTTAGAGGGCATATACAACTTTTTTCTCGAACAATATTAGGCAATACCCCCTCTAACAAATTGAACCATAATTAGTAGgtcatataaaatttaaaagggCACTGATACTGTCCCGTGATAACTTCTAAGCGTGCccttgtgtaaattgtatttttttatttttcttttaaatattttttaaacgtctttaaatatttaaaaacatatatcaatatattaatattcacttttttaaatattaaatttaaataaataaataaataaattattattatttaaaaaaatacatgagcaCAGAGGGAGCAAAACCATACTGCATAGTATCATTCCCAAttcaaaaagtgaaaaatatggaaataaagagagaacatttttcggtATAAATTCGGTAAAAGGCATGCCAAAGTAATGAAAAACTCACAGGTGAAACAGAAGCAATCGAAGGTCCTTTATATcccctatatatacatatattcagAGTGATCGAGAGAGAAAGGGAAGCAGTAGGGAAATCGAGGTTCGTGAGCAGGAagccaaccttctcttcttccccctgctctctctctctctttctcgctCTTGCTCAACGCTGTCTCAAATCTCCGAGGCATCAGGTggaagaagaagcagaagacagaagaaattgaagttacgaatacatagagagagagagggagggagggaggaagggAGGGAGCTTGAGGGTGAGGTAGAGGAGAAATGTCGAAGAAGAAAGTGAGTGGGAACACCATGACCCTTAAGGATTTCCATGGTGACTCAATTCCCTTTGATCTCCCTCTTCCTTCTGCATTCGGAGTGTAAGTACTTTTTACCCCCTTCTCttctaatctttttcttttgtaactATTATTTGCTCTTCAatataatcattttcattttaaaaaaggttCCATTTTAAATTATGCACCACGGCCTCGCATTCGATGACCATGTATACACCCTGGCTCTATCTGTCATATCGCAGATAATGATCGTATGTGAGATTTCATTACAAGCAATACCTAACTTCATGTACTAGTCCTTGACCATAGCGTTTTCTAGCCTTCGCTGGCAAAGAAGCAGTGGCTACGGAATGAGAGTGTTACCATCCCATCTGAACCTATTAACGCCTAACGTTAACTTACGAGACCTTGCTCCATTATTAGAACATTCTTACTGGATTATCTATATCCAAAACTAATGTCCATTTTTACCTATTAGAGATAAAAACCACTTGCAATGGATTATCCATAGTCAAATATCTTGGCTTTGAACTGCAACATATGTAAAGAAAAAAGCAATTTTGATGGTTACTGTTCTGTAAGCAAATCTTTATTTTAGTGTTTTTgtaactctctatctctcctctgatattttcataatgcaattattacaattttgattcttgctgattttgtttttttttttgtcgggATTGGGGGCAGACCTCAGAACTTTATTTCAGGGGGCTTTGAGTTCAAAAGGGTCTGTGCCAATTTGTTGGACGATTGTGATCCAAGACAATAAAGGTGAATTGACGCCATAATCTGATAATTAGGCTGTGAATTCACAAGGGTTCTATTCTATTTACAAGGCTGTGAATTCACATTTGTGGTTaaatgacaattgaaaaaatataattttttaacccataagttaattaaaatatgattacgaattaacatataataggtagaatagtataagttaataattaaagaaattaaatattttttaattatttattactatataataaatagatagataatccaatgtagagatttgatgtaaatagtcaaagtcaaattcatcttatattattttattattatataatgaaaatagTTATTATAATATGGAGACTTATGTAAatgaaataatcaaaattcaaatttatcttttatttatcaaaaatttcCTTCGCATATGCATAATCTAATaacatcaatatattaatattcacttttttaaatattaaatttaaataaataaataattattatttaaataaataaataaataaataaataaaacatgagcGAAGAGGTAGCAAAACCATACTGCAAAGTATCATTCCCAAttcaaaaagtgaaaaatatggaaataaagagagaacatttttcggtATAAATTCGGTAGAAGGCATGCCAAAGTAATGAAAAACTCACAGGCGAAACGGAAGCAATCGAAGGTCCTATATATCCCCTATACATGCATATATTCAGAGTGATCGAGAGACAAAGTGAAGCAACAGGGAAATCGAGGTCCGTGAGCAGGAAGCAAACCTTCTCTTTTTCCCCCTgccctctctctccttctcgcTCTTGCTCAACGCTGCCTCAAATCTCCGAGGCATCGGGCggaagaagaagcagaagacagaagaaattgaagttacgaatacacagagagagagagagagagagagagagagagagagagagggagggagcttgagggtgagggagaggagaaatGTCGAAGAAGAAAGTGAGTGGGAACACCATGACTCTTAAGGATTTCCATGGCGGCTCAATTccctctgatctctctctcccttctgCACCCGGAGTGTAAGTACCTTTTGCCCCCTTCTCttctaatctttttcttttgtaactATTATTTGCTCTTCGATATAatcgttttcattttaatattctcctctgtcattaatttttcaattcataGTAGCGAccttttgatttgatttcaaaACCTAGTTACGATTGAGCTGGTGCAGAATCTCGCTTACAAGAACCACTGTATCTGCTCGTACAAAGCCTAGTtatattccttttcttttctgaatAGATTTCTCGTTCTTTATTTTCCTCAATAGAACTGTGAGGCCGTCGGATCATTCGGGTCAAGACCGTCCAAACTCATGGGGAAACCCAATTGGGAGACCTGATAACTGGTCTCGGCCACAGTCCTCTCCTGCGACGAGGCCTTTCGATGATAAGACTCCTTTTCTCACTCATACTGCCCGCATAGGCCGGAACTTTGATGAGGATGAGCGAAAACCCCTTGATGGAATTTCGGCCCCTCGTCGGACTATCAGCGATGAGAGCATTCAGGTCCCTGCATCCCGTGTTGAGCTGAAGTCCGAGTATGGGTCAAGTGGGAGTTTAGTGGGTTGGCAGGGGTTGGCTCCGAGTGGGGTGGTGAATGCCTATGCGGCTAAGGTTAATGAGGTGACTCATGTTGGTGTTAATTCACAGAACTTAGGTGGGAATAGTGGGCTGGCAGTTGGTGGAGGTTATCCCAATGCGTGGGCAGCAAGGAAGGAGATGGTTGGGGTTAATGAACCAGTGCAACAATCTGCCTGGTCTGGACCAACAGCTGTCTTGAAGTTGGCTCGTGCCAGTGCACTTGAAAAGGTGTCTTCAGGTCGATGGCAGTCAAAGCATGCGATCCATTTTCAGGCAGATGTTGAGGATTTGATGTCACCCAAAATTGAGACCGTCTTTCAGTCCAACAGTTATGGTAGTAGTAGCCATGAGAGGGTTGATGTTTTGGGTGGAAGAGATTATCAGGATGCAACCTTGGCGAGGCAGGTTGAAAGGGGTCTGCATATTGAGGATGGGGTTCAAGCTGCTAGGAAGGAGTTGCCGAGATATGAAATGGCTATGGGTCCCAAGTATTCAGATGTAAAAGAGCGGAATGCTGCAATTCATACAGATAGGACTCCACTTGCTCGTGATGATGGAAGACTTAGTGGATCTGAATTGCAACCCGCAGTGCCTTTAGAACCATCAGAGCGACCCAAGTTGAAATTGCTTCCCAGAACAAAGCCATTAGAAAGTTCAGAAAAACCTGCAATCGATCATAGACAGGTATTTGTAAGATTATGAGGTTGATAACCATAttgagaaaatgaatgaatagCACAATCCATGCATTTAATTCCTCTTATGTTTGTGGATTATAGGGGTGTCAACGAGTGAATGACACTGGTCATGCTGAAGCTTTTGAAGTCTATGGGAATATGTATCCTACAAAACTTAGCATGGCAATCACTGAGAGTGTGCCACAGGCTTTGGAGCATCCCAAATTGAGTTTAAAGTCTCGGTTGCAGCCTCTTGAGCAATTGGAAGGAAGTATTGAAAAAGATAGGTCAGTAACTGATTTTTGCTCtgtcctttttaattaattttccctTTCTGAGATTATTTTTAGACTTGATATGCTTGTGATTAAGATCACAAATACAACATTATTAAGGGTCAAAAGATCTGTATGGCCCACCATTAGCAATCTTCTGAGCATAGAGTTGTGCATggagttgatttttatatatttaaaacatctgtAAATTAAACATGCGACAACACAACCTAcagtctttctttttcttataaaaaataattaaaaaaaaggcagGTGACAACACAAATCGATGCTAAGTTAAATGTGTAtcttttagtttctttatttgaGATCTTGATAGTGTATGTTTTGGAATTCGGTATGTGTAGCCTTTTGGCTTGAAattagagagtttttttttttattggtaccgGGTGTCCGAGAACAGTGTCCTGACTAATCCCAAGGGTGTATAGGGCAAGGAGTTTTCTGCAAGTGTACCTCAGGTAATTTAAGGGGAAAATTCCCTATCtaatggcccctagagattgtttgcacccaaaaaAATTCGAACCTTAGACCTTGGAGGGATCATACCACCAAGATCAAGGCCTTTACAaattgagccaacccctaggggtttgaAATCAGAGAAAATAAACATGACCTTGAGTCTTGAGCTGAGATCTTGCCCATGTAATAGatgattttaattaaaaaacgcaataggcatagcccaagtacacaaaacAATTATGCGGAATTTATATTTGATATACAGAATTTATAGCtttcaaataatgtaatatgtgaGTGGTCCTATTGCTATTCAGTTACCATTTCAGCGGAGTGACATGCTAATTAACAAATTATGAACGCACTTGTTTTATACTTTTAAGAGACCATGTATTCTAGCGTTTTGGTTCTCTCTTGtataaagagaaaatgaaaaagaatagcACATGGTTCAAATAACAGTAGCTGGCCTAATAATTTTTGTTCCCCTTCCTCAGTCTCACCTCCAACCACTTACTGGGTTGAACTTCAAACTGTTCCAGCTTAATGGGGTAGAGTTATAGCATGGCTACAAAGGTTGAGGGAATCTCATCAATTTAGTCAACTTAGTTGCACTTTTGGGATTAGGAGCATTTTAACAACCACAACATAACACTATTTGAATCAAAAGCCTTTAATTTGGCACTGTAGGTACAAAAATAGGTGGAGGTTAGCATTTCATTGACTTCATACTTTGGGTTTTGGTtatttgaatattgaatttCAATCCCCTGGTGGAAATCTGATGAAGGTCCTGTATTCTTTCAGATCATCGATTATAAGTGTTTTGGTCTTTGTTTTAAAACATTGATCACTGATCGTTGGGTGGGTACAGCTATCATGGCTCAATTTGAAGCTTGTGGAGAGATTTGCTAAAAGTGTCCGAAAATATCTTTACACACAGACACATATATTTGTTCTGGGTGTGTGTGTGCACGGCGCACGCGCATCTTATGCACATGTGAGATCATGATATTATGACTCCCAAATCACTCATTAACTAAGAGTTGGAGGGTGAGGACATGGATGCTTGAGTTTTGTATCTACCTATTTGGAAGGTTGTTAATTCCCCTTATATGTGTTGACGGTCTTCATTTTGTAAATATTCCATTCCCACAAAGATGGTTCCAATTGTTATCTCTGACATTAAGGTAATGCTCTTTGTTCCTTTGAAGTTGTCTAATCGCAGATTGAAAGGAAATTATCTTAAGAATGTGAGTTTGACTGTAGAAATTGGCTTATTATAtggaattgaaatttagttgtcTAATAGACAGGTATGAGATCttatttaccaataaaaaaagtgGACTGGTATGAGATTGGAATGATTAAGAGTAGTGACTTGGTTCTTATCAAAAGAGTAGTGACTTCGTTATTTGCCTTTAGTTGTAAAAAATCATGTTCATTAGTATCCAATTTAGTTGCAGTATTGGTTAGTCTTGTTACAACTACTTTGAGTTGATATGACTCAATATGTATGATTAAAGTTCATGGAATGCACTGAGTAATTGGAAGCatcttacttataaaataaaataaaataaaataattggaagCATCTAAAAATGCCAGAACCATAAatggatataatatataaaagttCTTGGAATTCATTGAGTAGTGTGCTCTGCATTGGTAAGATAAACAAAGAGTGCATATATTTGTGTCTACATTGACCTGCTGCTCAGTTTTACatacatttttcataaatattcaagaACATCAATGGTGTCCTTGACTAATA
This genomic interval from Carya illinoinensis cultivar Pawnee chromosome 10, C.illinoinensisPawnee_v1, whole genome shotgun sequence contains the following:
- the LOC122279728 gene encoding uncharacterized protein LOC122279728 isoform X3, whose translation is MAAQFPLISLSLLHPEYFSFFIFLNRTVRPSDHSGQDRPNSWGNPIGRPDNWSRPQSSPATRPFDDKTPFLTHTARIGRNFDEDERKPLDGISAPRRTISDESIQVPASRVELKSEYGSSGSLVGWQGLAPSGVVNAYAAKVNEVTHVGVNSQNLGGNSGLAVGGGYPNAWAARKEMVGVNEPVQQSAWSGPTAVLKLARASALEKVSSGRWQSKHAIHFQADVEDLMSPKIETVFQSNSYGSSSHERVDVLGGRDYQDATLARQVERGLHIEDGVQAARKELPRYEMAMGPKYSDVKERNAAIHTDRTPLARDDGRLSGSELQPAVPLEPSERPKLKLLPRTKPLESSEKPAIDHRQGCQRVNDTGHAEAFEVYGNMYPTKLSMAITESVPQALEHPKLSLKSRLQPLEQLEGSIEKDRNAVFGGARPRELVLKERGIGDVEINNHDLVQQFDRTEHNVPRIERDMRGKDWKENPILAENSEKTESPLLDEKIGKRYERKDHRQDIERVDVQRRNWRNESWRNSRETERNQQQVERPPSPETWRKPVVQVKPDSPDSGGPRHGKVASAIELAQAFSRSVSDPKTADHFSGQRGHPGRTQMPFSRLMGPTPRPQINGY
- the LOC122279728 gene encoding uncharacterized protein LOC122279728 isoform X1, with product MSKKKVSGNTMTLKDFHGGSIPSDLSLPSAPGVTVRPSDHSGQDRPNSWGNPIGRPDNWSRPQSSPATRPFDDKTPFLTHTARIGRNFDEDERKPLDGISAPRRTISDESIQVPASRVELKSEYGSSGSLVGWQGLAPSGVVNAYAAKVNEVTHVGVNSQNLGGNSGLAVGGGYPNAWAARKEMVGVNEPVQQSAWSGPTAVLKLARASALEKVSSGRWQSKHAIHFQADVEDLMSPKIETVFQSNSYGSSSHERVDVLGGRDYQDATLARQVERGLHIEDGVQAARKELPRYEMAMGPKYSDVKERNAAIHTDRTPLARDDGRLSGSELQPAVPLEPSERPKLKLLPRTKPLESSEKPAIDHRQGCQRVNDTGHAEAFEVYGNMYPTKLSMAITESVPQALEHPKLSLKSRLQPLEQLEGSIEKDRNAVFGGARPRELVLKERGIGDVEINNHDLVQQFDRTEHNVPRIERDMRGKDWKENPILAENSEKTESPLLDEKIGKRYERKDHRQDIERVDVQRRNWRNESWRNSRETERNQQQVERPPSPETWRKPVVQVKPDSPDSGGPRHGKVASAIELAQAFSRSVSDPKTADHFSGQRGHPGRTQMPFSRLMGPTPRPQINGY
- the LOC122279728 gene encoding uncharacterized protein LOC122279728 isoform X2, coding for MSKKKVSGNTMTLKDFHGGSIPSDLSLPSAPGVTVRPSDHSGQDRPNSWGNPIGRPDNWSRPQSSPATRPFDDKTPFLTHTARIGRNFDEDERKPLDGISAPRRTISDESIQVPASRVELKSEYGSSGSLVGWQGLAPSGVVNAYAAKVNEVTHVGVNSQNLGGNSGLAVGGGYPNAWAARKEMVGVNEPVQQSAWSGPTAVLKLARASALEKVSSGRWQSKHAIHFQADVEDLMSPKIETVFQSNSYGSSSHERVDVLGGRDYQDATLARQVERGLHIEDGVQAARKELPRYEMAMGPKYSDVKERNAAIHTDRTPLARDDGRLSGSELQPAVPLEPSERPKLKLLPRTKPLESSEKPAIDHRQGCQRVNDTGHAEAFEVYGNMYPTKLSMAITESVPQALEHPKLSLKSRLQPLEQLEGSIEKDRNAVFGGARPRELVLKERGIGDVEINNHDLVQQFDRIERDMRGKDWKENPILAENSEKTESPLLDEKIGKRYERKDHRQDIERVDVQRRNWRNESWRNSRETERNQQQVERPPSPETWRKPVVQVKPDSPDSGGPRHGKVASAIELAQAFSRSVSDPKTADHFSGQRGHPGRTQMPFSRLMGPTPRPQINGY